The Lysinibacillus pakistanensis genome includes a window with the following:
- a CDS encoding GNAT family N-acetyltransferase produces the protein MNQYKISITPYKPKYAEQTVAMWRNSKEQAIGQKEIHSFENHVYFLNHLLPEQFQIDLALMDEKVVGVIVYNRREINQLYIHIDYQGIGIGQILLDKVKTQSCGRLTLYTFEVNENAQRFYEKHGFKVIGKGHENEENLPDIQYEWISPK, from the coding sequence GTGAACCAATACAAAATCAGCATTACTCCGTATAAACCTAAATACGCTGAACAAACGGTAGCTATGTGGCGAAATAGTAAGGAACAGGCTATTGGACAAAAAGAAATTCACAGTTTTGAAAATCACGTTTACTTTTTAAATCATCTATTACCTGAACAGTTTCAAATAGATTTAGCGTTAATGGATGAAAAGGTAGTCGGCGTAATTGTTTATAATAGAAGGGAAATAAACCAACTGTATATTCATATAGATTATCAAGGAATCGGTATAGGTCAAATATTATTAGATAAAGTAAAGACACAATCATGCGGTAGATTAACCTTATATACATTTGAGGTAAATGAAAATGCACAACGATTTTATGAAAAACATGGCTTTAAAGTCATAGGTAAAGGACATGAAAATGAAGAGAATTTACCTGATATTCAATATGAATGGATTTCCCCAAAATAA
- a CDS encoding DNA alkylation repair protein, with protein sequence MNVAMIMQELEALGKERTKKIYMSNGAHEPLFGVATGAMKPIAKKIKIDQALAEELYATGNYDAMYLAGIIADSNAMTLTDYNRWIDAAYFYMLSDYVVAVTLAEADIAQEVADQWITSEEELKMSAGWSCYCWLLGNRADVEFTESKIASMLEIVKNTIHHAPERTKSAMNNFLYTVGISYVPLHGMALEIAKEVGPVELKRDKKKSTILHAYESIQKEVEKGRLGFKRKYVRC encoded by the coding sequence ATGAATGTAGCAATGATTATGCAGGAGCTTGAAGCCCTAGGTAAGGAACGAACTAAAAAAATATACATGTCCAATGGTGCACATGAACCACTTTTTGGCGTAGCAACAGGCGCTATGAAGCCGATTGCAAAGAAAATAAAAATTGATCAAGCATTAGCAGAAGAACTTTATGCCACAGGCAACTACGATGCCATGTACCTCGCGGGTATTATTGCAGATTCAAATGCTATGACTCTGACAGATTATAATCGTTGGATAGATGCTGCATATTTTTATATGCTATCGGATTACGTGGTAGCCGTTACTTTAGCGGAAGCAGATATTGCACAAGAAGTTGCAGATCAATGGATTACTAGTGAGGAAGAGTTAAAAATGTCAGCTGGTTGGAGCTGCTACTGTTGGCTTTTAGGAAATCGAGCTGATGTTGAATTTACAGAGAGTAAAATTGCCAGCATGCTTGAAATAGTAAAAAATACGATTCACCATGCTCCGGAGCGAACGAAATCAGCTATGAATAATTTTCTATACACTGTTGGGATTTCATATGTGCCACTACATGGTATGGCACTCGAAATTGCGAAAGAAGTAGGGCCAGTCGAGCTCAAACGAGACAAGAAAAAGAGCACTATTTTACACGCTTACGAAAGTATCCAGAAAGAAGTAGAAAAAGGGAGGTTAGGTTTCAAACGTAAATATGTAAGATGTTGA
- a CDS encoding C40 family peptidase, translating to MKKKWLLPIFASFALFTGMGINDVKAATITDLSNTAKSYIGIPYKYGGTDIKTGVDCSAYTQLVFAKLGISLERTSKAQYQQGSSISKDNLQTGDLVFFNTSGDGVSHVGIYIGDSNFISATTSSGVKIDKINDPYYWGSRYIGAKRIANFSENEIGEVKNAEIDFSIYASRGEVALRLAEMLHLDTSDTNSSFPDVKPSSKYAGAAGALKKIGVFTGDENGKFNPSSSITRGQLSKVLVEAFKLKQQGNAQEFADVLSTHWASNYVAVLSSNKITVGKGDGTFGVNDNVTLVQLDTFIQRLTK from the coding sequence TTGAAGAAAAAATGGTTACTACCAATTTTTGCATCCTTTGCACTCTTCACAGGAATGGGTATAAATGATGTTAAAGCAGCGACAATAACAGATTTATCAAATACAGCAAAATCATATATTGGCATTCCGTATAAATATGGAGGTACAGATATTAAGACAGGCGTTGACTGCTCGGCCTATACACAATTAGTTTTTGCTAAGTTAGGAATTTCCTTAGAGCGTACTTCAAAAGCTCAGTATCAACAAGGTTCTTCTATATCTAAAGACAATTTACAGACGGGTGATCTTGTATTTTTTAATACATCAGGAGACGGTGTTTCACATGTTGGAATATACATAGGTGATAGCAATTTTATTTCTGCTACTACTAGCTCTGGGGTTAAAATAGATAAAATTAATGACCCATACTACTGGGGATCTCGTTACATAGGGGCAAAACGCATTGCAAACTTCTCTGAAAATGAAATTGGCGAAGTAAAAAACGCTGAAATAGATTTTAGCATTTATGCGTCACGTGGAGAGGTTGCTCTTCGACTTGCTGAGATGTTACATTTAGATACAAGTGATACAAATTCAAGTTTCCCTGATGTTAAACCATCATCTAAATATGCAGGTGCTGCTGGGGCATTAAAGAAAATTGGTGTCTTTACTGGTGATGAAAATGGAAAATTTAATCCAAGCTCCTCTATTACACGAGGTCAATTGTCAAAAGTTTTAGTGGAGGCATTTAAACTAAAACAACAAGGAAATGCGCAGGAATTCGCAGATGTTCTCAGTACACATTGGGCATCTAATTATGTAGCTGTTCTCTCTTCTAATAAAATTACGGTAGGTAAGGGAGACGGGACATTTGGAGTAAACGATAATGTAACATTGGTTCAATTAGATACCTTTATCCAGCGACTAACTAAATAA
- a CDS encoding DUF2935 domain-containing protein gives MQFYYGNQMPLRVLDEAEFWKHQEEEHTVVIRELVKDLEQEYVEALKEWEKAFAQTHQQVVRYIETVNRSQGQVSQTLFQNILQLTSFCLQQSEQFINFCRSLIDESKPISTNSTAKVVLNHIIVESEYFIGIAQTILYQQM, from the coding sequence ATGCAGTTTTATTATGGAAATCAGATGCCATTACGTGTTCTTGATGAAGCCGAATTTTGGAAACACCAAGAAGAAGAACATACTGTTGTTATCAGAGAACTTGTAAAAGATCTAGAGCAAGAATATGTCGAGGCATTAAAGGAGTGGGAAAAAGCATTTGCCCAGACACATCAGCAAGTAGTTAGATATATTGAGACCGTTAATCGTTCTCAGGGGCAGGTTTCTCAAACTCTTTTCCAGAATATTTTGCAGCTTACTTCTTTTTGCCTTCAACAGAGTGAACAATTTATTAATTTCTGTCGTTCTCTTATAGATGAAAGTAAGCCGATTAGCACCAATTCAACAGCCAAAGTCGTTTTAAATCATATAATTGTTGAATCAGAGTATTTTATTGGGATTGCTCAAACAATTTTATATCAACAAATGTAA
- a CDS encoding DMT family transporter: MVIINYFFMCLIFGTTFLAIKIGVDAGVPPFLSAGLRFFIAGLLLFSFMVWRKKTTIRLLFRKEMFFTGVGLTFGTFAALYWAEQYVTSGIAAVLSATGPMMIIIIQTFILKQKGNRNSFIGCVVGVIGVTLLILPSFSIEISPFWMIGCFAIILGEAFYASGTIYTKHVIRKFEATSPIALNAAQMMHGGILLIILSFFTENIQLDYLLSPASIGSFLYLTIVGSMIGHSIYYWLVSRTNPVFPSTWLYISPLIAVMLGVAFYHEYISWLTGIGTLTIIVGTVLVNYETLRKLHWRKGTVLQDVKN, from the coding sequence ATGGTTATTATTAATTATTTCTTTATGTGTTTGATTTTTGGAACGACATTTTTAGCGATAAAAATTGGTGTTGATGCAGGCGTGCCTCCATTTTTATCAGCTGGACTTCGTTTTTTCATTGCTGGTTTGCTGCTATTTAGTTTTATGGTGTGGAGAAAGAAAACAACAATAAGGTTATTATTTCGGAAAGAGATGTTTTTTACAGGAGTAGGTTTAACCTTCGGGACGTTTGCCGCATTATACTGGGCAGAACAGTATGTAACATCAGGGATTGCAGCGGTCTTATCTGCTACAGGTCCAATGATGATCATCATTATTCAGACATTCATCTTGAAGCAAAAAGGAAATCGGAATTCATTCATTGGTTGTGTCGTGGGAGTCATTGGTGTCACGCTCTTGATCTTACCTAGCTTTTCAATTGAGATTAGCCCCTTCTGGATGATTGGTTGTTTCGCTATTATACTGGGTGAAGCTTTTTATGCATCTGGAACGATTTATACGAAGCATGTAATCCGGAAATTTGAAGCGACATCACCGATAGCTTTAAATGCAGCGCAAATGATGCATGGTGGGATTCTATTAATCATTTTGTCATTTTTTACTGAGAACATTCAGCTTGATTATCTTTTAAGTCCAGCTTCCATTGGTTCTTTTCTTTATTTAACGATTGTTGGTTCAATGATCGGCCATAGTATTTATTATTGGCTTGTCTCACGGACAAATCCTGTTTTTCCTTCTACATGGCTGTATATTTCACCTTTAATTGCCGTTATGCTAGGGGTTGCATTCTATCATGAATATATTTCTTGGCTAACTGGTATAGGAACTTTGACGATTATTGTAGGAACGGTTTTAGTCAATTACGAAACATTACGGAAGCTGCATTGGAGGAAGGGTACTGTTCTTCAGGATGTCAAAAATTAA
- a CDS encoding PLP-dependent aminotransferase family protein, with product MRKAIRNDDYLFKKVYDYVLHRIERKEWKEHEKIPSVRQLACEMNVHRLTVLKAYQLLKQHDKVYVKDKAGYFVQSNVMKNLEYLDLDNPIVSAYVQKNHLSEIHQSPVSYHFSQALIDPNLLPNHYFSDYVKKVFDLYPKILATYSTVQGDLELRETLTQYFISQYKTHLNTDDLLITSGSQQAIHLIAQTFIKPGDVVLFERPSYSAAIDIFRAQGAQIVTVDIHPDGYDLEQVEYYIKQYKPLLFYLNPTFHNPTGYTVSIEQRKKLVELAEQYRFLIIEDDAYHDIYFDHAPPPPIYTYDTAGTVIYIRSFCKYISPGLRIAAVICPSSLMNALLTVKSLADNGSPLLNQKIFLHYFSSLRLQQHLEKIRIALQIRKEIMEEELAVTDWKWISPKGGLNLWVQLPDTLPTELLLTKSIEQSISFVPGQVCDPLKQLSSWIRLSYSYVNEIQLREGIKKFVAVAQSLSM from the coding sequence GTGAGAAAAGCAATTAGAAATGATGACTATCTTTTTAAGAAAGTATACGATTATGTACTTCACAGAATAGAACGGAAAGAATGGAAAGAGCATGAAAAGATTCCCTCCGTACGGCAATTAGCATGTGAAATGAATGTTCATCGATTAACGGTCTTAAAGGCTTATCAATTATTAAAACAGCATGACAAAGTTTATGTAAAAGATAAAGCAGGCTACTTTGTACAATCAAATGTGATGAAAAATCTTGAATATCTTGATCTGGACAATCCAATTGTTTCTGCATACGTACAAAAAAATCACTTATCTGAAATCCATCAATCACCTGTTTCTTATCATTTTTCTCAGGCATTAATTGATCCAAATCTATTGCCTAATCATTATTTTTCAGATTATGTAAAAAAAGTGTTTGACCTTTATCCAAAGATACTTGCAACCTACTCCACAGTGCAAGGTGATTTAGAGCTACGTGAAACACTCACTCAATATTTTATTAGCCAGTATAAAACTCATCTGAATACAGATGATCTGTTAATCACCTCAGGCTCACAGCAAGCGATACACTTAATCGCGCAAACTTTTATTAAGCCAGGAGACGTCGTTTTATTTGAACGTCCAAGCTATAGTGCTGCAATTGATATTTTTAGAGCGCAGGGAGCACAGATTGTAACGGTTGATATCCATCCAGACGGGTACGATTTAGAGCAAGTTGAATACTATATTAAACAATATAAACCACTGCTATTTTATCTTAACCCAACATTCCATAACCCGACTGGTTATACTGTTTCCATCGAGCAGCGCAAAAAATTAGTAGAATTAGCTGAACAATATCGTTTTTTAATCATTGAGGACGATGCCTATCACGACATCTATTTTGATCATGCCCCGCCACCACCAATTTACACTTATGATACAGCTGGGACCGTCATTTATATCCGAAGCTTTTGTAAATATATCTCACCTGGTTTGAGAATCGCGGCTGTTATCTGTCCATCATCCTTAATGAATGCACTACTAACAGTAAAATCATTAGCTGATAATGGCTCACCGCTTCTCAATCAAAAAATTTTTCTCCATTACTTTTCATCACTAAGATTGCAGCAGCACCTAGAGAAAATACGGATTGCCCTTCAGATCCGAAAGGAAATCATGGAGGAAGAGCTAGCAGTAACAGATTGGAAATGGATCAGTCCAAAAGGTGGTCTTAATTTATGGGTGCAGCTTCCAGATACACTTCCAACTGAATTATTATTAACCAAAAGTATTGAGCAATCTATATCCTTTGTACCAGGTCAAGTTTGTGATCCATTAAAACAACTATCATCCTGGATACGTTTAAGCTATTCATACGTAAATGAAATACAGCTACGTGAAGGGATAAAAAAGTTTGTGGCAGTGGCACAATCTCTTTCTATGTGA